The following are from one region of the Candidatus Polarisedimenticolia bacterium genome:
- a CDS encoding SurA N-terminal domain-containing protein yields MHRPNRVWLVIPLSLAPLGFAQGWARPASASSPPQAATTLARVNGVDIPTNRLEQRVRMTLNRMSRNPSELSPEELQALRSQMLDMLVQEEVLRQASVQAGIKIGDPEVEKRLATMEASFSTPEGYARSLEEQGLSAAEVREQIRQNLAIEALIKSKVTDQVAVSKEEVAQYFSANREKLRRAESAHVQEIYVPLRGSVQQKTQTRQAMEGVLREARGGKDFSQLAREFSRGANASSGGDIGWLTRNGPKPLLAAAALKLKPGEISDIVETPGGLHLLKVLEIKPASNVSLEEAQAQIEAKLREDKDQAALERYVSDLKAGARIEILAASP; encoded by the coding sequence ATGCATCGACCGAATCGAGTCTGGCTCGTGATCCCTCTTTCCCTTGCGCCGCTGGGCTTTGCGCAAGGCTGGGCCAGACCGGCTTCGGCCTCTTCCCCTCCGCAGGCGGCCACGACGCTGGCGCGCGTCAATGGGGTCGACATTCCCACGAACCGGCTCGAGCAGCGGGTGCGGATGACTTTGAACCGCATGTCGCGCAATCCCTCCGAGCTGTCGCCGGAGGAGCTGCAGGCGCTCCGCTCGCAGATGCTCGACATGCTGGTCCAGGAGGAGGTCCTGCGCCAGGCGAGCGTCCAGGCCGGGATCAAGATCGGCGATCCCGAAGTCGAAAAACGGCTGGCGACGATGGAGGCCAGCTTTTCGACTCCTGAGGGTTATGCCCGTAGTCTGGAAGAGCAGGGGCTCAGCGCCGCCGAAGTGCGCGAGCAGATTCGCCAGAACCTGGCAATCGAGGCGCTCATCAAGTCCAAGGTGACCGACCAGGTAGCGGTTTCGAAGGAAGAGGTCGCGCAGTATTTCTCGGCGAACCGCGAGAAGCTGCGGCGCGCCGAGTCGGCGCACGTGCAGGAAATCTACGTCCCGCTTCGCGGCAGCGTCCAGCAAAAAACCCAAACGCGCCAGGCGATGGAAGGAGTGCTGCGCGAGGCGCGCGGCGGCAAGGATTTTTCCCAGCTGGCCCGTGAGTTTTCCCGGGGTGCGAACGCATCTTCGGGAGGAGACATCGGCTGGCTGACGCGCAACGGCCCCAAGCCCTTGCTGGCCGCTGCCGCATTGAAGCTGAAGCCCGGGGAAATCAGCGATATCGTCGAGACCCCGGGTGGGTTGCACTTACTGAAGGTTCTGGAGATTAAGCCGGCCAGCAATGTCTCCCTTGAGGAGGCGCAGGCGCAGATTGAGGCCAAGCTCCGCGAAGACAAAGACCAAGCGGCGCTCGAGCGGTACGTCTCGGACCTGAAAGCCGGGGCCCGAATCGAGATTCTCGCGGCGTCGCCTTGA